From Daucus carota subsp. sativus chromosome 6, DH1 v3.0, whole genome shotgun sequence, the proteins below share one genomic window:
- the LOC108227687 gene encoding pentatricopeptide repeat-containing protein At1g08070, chloroplastic-like, producing the protein MATQHKHLLYLLKNPNSVKTLNHLKSIHVHLIRTNLHQDSFAMGNFITHCSTLRRMNYAQKLFDEMSHPNSFVWNTMVRGFQQNQEPRNALILFEKMKMRGVIGDKFTYPFVIRACNDLWEQCRGKCAHGEVLKVGLELDVFVGTSLIEFYSGFESMEYAYRVFEEMVVKDMVAWTAILHGFVSKFGDIERGRELFCRMPNKDMVVWNIMINGYVRVGNVEDARALFEQAPFKDLLMYNTILGGYVRSGEVEKMMQFFDDMPQKDLVSWNSVIGGLVRSKRCSEAMKYFQQMQMMNVSPNDVTLISILIGCAQVGALDVGKWVHSYIDRNNIGLNNVIGTALVDMYSKCGELESAISVFEKMPERDVVSWNAMMMGFSMNSQSRNTLEFFSRMKNDDVHPNDATILGVLCACVHGGLVDEGRRYFASMSKDLGLTPKLEHYGCMVDILGRAGLLDEAYRLIRSMPITPHTGVWGALLGACKIHGNVELAESAIEQLLQLDVEDGGYLAIMSNIYANAGRWDDVSKVRELMKKKGIGKTRGCSSIEVDGEIHEFGVEEKIHPRADEINNMLGEISHRLKCAGHFANQNEVLFDMEEEDKEKTLIFHSEKMAVAFGLIATKKGTLIRVVKNLRICSDCHAAVKLVSRIFEREIVIRDRSRFHHFKNGSCSCGDYW; encoded by the coding sequence ATGGCAACTCAACATAAACATCTCTTGTACCTGTTAAAAAACCCAAACTCAGTCAAAACCTTAAACCACTTAAAATCAATCCACGTCCATCTCATCCGAACAAATCTTCACCAAGACAGCTTCGCCATGGGAAACTTCATCACCCATTGCTCTACATTGCGCCGCATGAACTACGCACAGAAgctgtttgatgaaatgtctCATCCAAATTCTTTCGTTTGGAACACAATGGTAAGAGGGtttcaacagaatcaagagccGAGAAATGCCCTTATACTTTTTGAGAAAATGAAGATGAGGGGGGTGATCGGGGATAAGTTTACTTACCCGTTTGTTATACGGGCTTGTAATGATTTGTGGGAGCAATGTAGAGGGAAATGTGCTCATGGGGAGGTGTTGAAAGTTGGGCTTGAGTTGGATGTTTTTGTGGGGACTAGTTTGATTGAGTTTTATAGTGGGTTTGAGAGTATGGAGTATGCATATAGAGTTTTTGAGGAGATGGTTGTGAAGGATATGGTCGCATGGACGGCGATTTTGCATGGGTTTGTGAGTAAATTCGGTGATATAGAGAGAGGGCGGGAGTTGTTTTGTAGAATGCCGAATAAGGATATGGTTGTTTGGAATATAATGATAAATGGGTATGTGAGAGTTGGGAATGTTGAGGATGCAAGAGCGTTATTTGAGCAAGCACCGTTTAAGGATTTGTTGATGTATAATACGATTTTAGGAGGATATGTTAGGTCTGGTGAAGTGGAAAAAATGATGCAGTTTTTTGATGATATGCCGCAAAAGGATTTGGTGTCGTGGAACTCGGTTATTGGTGGGCTTGTACGTAGCAAAAGGTGTAGTGAAGCGATGAAATACTTCCAGCAGATGCAAATGATGAATGTGTCTCCGAATGACGTGACGTTAATAAGCATTCTTATTGGTTGTGCTCAAGTTGGAGCTTTAGATGTTGGTAAATGGGTGCACTCGTATATTGATAGGAATAATATTGGTTTAAACAATGTGATTGGGACTGCTTTAGTTGACATGTACTCAAAGTGTGGTGAATTGGAGAGTGCCATATCTGTTTTCGAAAAGATGCCAGAGCGTGATGTTGTTTCATGGAATGCAATGATGATGGGTTTTTCAATGAACAGTCAGAGTAGAAATACCTTGGAATTCTTCAGCCGGATGAAAAATGATGATGTGCATCCTAATGATGCAACTATTCTTGGGGTTTTGTGTGCTTGTGTGCATGGAGGACTAGTAGATGAAGGCCGAAGGTACTTTGCTAGTATGTCTAAAGATCTTGGTTTAACACCTAAACTAGAACATTATGGTTGCATGGTTGATATCCTTGGTCGGGCTGGTTTGCTAGACGAAGCTTACCGATTAATCAGAAGCATGCCTATAACACCACATACTGGGGTCTGGGGCGCTTTGCTTGGTGCATGTAAGATTCATGGAAATGTAGAACTTGCGGAATCGGCAATTGAACAGTTACTCCAGCTTGACGTAGAAGATGGAGGTTACCTAGCAATTATGTCCAATATATATGCTAATGCAGGAAGGTGGGATGATGTTTCTAAGGTGCGAGAACTAATGAAAAAGAAAGGGATTGGTAAGACCCGTGGATGTAGCTCCATTGAGGTTGATGGTGAGATACATGAATTTGGGGTAGAAGAAAAAATTCACCCTCGGGCCGACGAAATTAATAATATGTTAGGTGAAATTTCTCATCGCTTAAAGTGCGCAGGCCATTTTGCGAATCAGAATGAGGTTCTGTTCGACATGGAGGAAGAAGATAAAGAGAAGACACTGATCTTTCACAGTGAGAAGATGGCCGTAGCCTTTGGACTCATCGCCACCAAAAAGGGAACTCTGATCCGTGTAGTAAAAAATTTGCGAATATGTTCTGATTGTCATGCAGCAGTAAAGCTGGTCTCTAGAATTTTTGAAAGGGAGATAGTGATCAGGGATCGTAGTCGCTTCCATCACTTTAAGAATGGATCCTGCTCTTGTGGAGATTATTGGTAG
- the LOC108226820 gene encoding receptor-like protein EIX2: MVANDSKLGNWSLISLILSNNQLIGEFPETLCNVKTIEYIYLQNNLFSSGLPTCLGSLEYLQVLDLTNNAFSGRIPRSLGYLPRLQSLHLHNNKFHGKLPSTFQHLTSLVTLDLAENEITGILPSWIGQGLSSLKFLTLQSNNFHGEIPQELCFLSNLQLLNLAQNNISGPIPSCFGNLTAMTEDHSDDQFIAFYSNATFGYGERLLDYMKGPELEFLTSSLTFLVSIDLSNNDISGEIPKEVMSLSGLLNFNVSGNHIRGKIPDNIGILKEMMFLDLSRNQLSGHIPQSLSNLSYLTRLNLSFNDFSGRIPTGNQLQTLDDSSIYTGNPQLCGIPSLNRCSDSNGTPDPGQENEEEDDDNHLWFYSALGPGFFVGFLGFCGPLHFIKSWRYAYYRFLNKVGNRLALAIAMKVAWFRQKFHKL; this comes from the coding sequence ATGGTTGCTAATGATAGTAAGCTTGGAAACTGGAGTTTGATAAGTCTTATTCTCTCAAATAACCAATTAATTGGTGAATTTCCAGAAACTTTATGTAATGTGAAGACCATAGAGTATATTTATCTCCAGAATAATCTGTTTTCAAGTGGACTACCAACTTGCTTGGGAAGTTTAGAGTATTTGCAAGTCTTAGACTTGACAAATAACGCTTTTTCTGGGCGAATTCCACGGTCTTTAGGATATCTGCCACGTCTGCAATCACTACACTTGCACAACAACAAGTTCCATGGCAAACTCCCCTCCACATTTCAGCATTTGACAAGTCTTGTAACACTAGACTTGGCAGAAAATGAAATTACTGGTATTCTTCCCTCATGGATTGGACAGGGTCTCTCAAGTTTGAAGTTTTTGACTCTTCAGTCGAATAATTTTCATGGTGAGATTCCTCAGGAGTTGtgttttctttcaaatcttcaGTTGTTAAATCTGGCTCAAAATAATATAAGTGGACCAATCCCATCTTGTTTTGGCAATCTCACTGCAATGACTGAGGATCACAGCGATGACCAGTTTATTGCATTCTATTCAAATGCTACATTTGGCTATGGAGAAAGATTATTAGATTATATGAAAGGACCAGAGTTGGAGTTCTTAACATCTTCACTCACATTTTTGGTATCAATTGATCTATCAAACAATGACATTAGTGGTGAGATTCCTAAAGAGGTGATGAGTCTGTCTGGATTGCTGAACTTTAATGTTTCCGGGAATCATATACGTGGAAAGATCCCTGATAACATTGGAATTCTGAAAGAAATGATGTTTCTTGATTTATCCAGAAATCAACTTTCTGGTCATATACCTCAAAGCTTGTCAAACTTGTCATATTTAACTCGTTTGAATCTCTCATTTAACGATTTTTCTGGGAGAATTCCAACGGGTAATCAACTTCAGACTCTGGATGATTCATCCATCTATACCGGAAACCCTCAACTATGTGGAATTCCAAGTTTAAACCGATGTTCTGACAGCAATGGAACACCTGATCCAGGtcaagaaaatgaagaagaagaCGATGATAATCATTTGTGGTTTTATAGTGCCTTGGGACCTGGTTTCTTTGTAGGATTCTTGGGATTTTGCGGTCCATTACATTTCATCAAGTCATGGAGATATGCTTATTATAGATTTCTCAATAAGGTTGGCAACAGACTAGCACTGGCAATCGCAATGAAAGTAGCTTGGTTTCGTCAGAAGTTCCACAAGCTTTAA